In the genome of Anabrus simplex isolate iqAnaSimp1 chromosome 6, ASM4041472v1, whole genome shotgun sequence, one region contains:
- the LOC136875498 gene encoding uncharacterized protein, protein MRFSITLLFTLAALAAFASAAPAGDDANEYDYEDDAVEEPAPAPSPASPVRGSGGRLALLNSRQARGPSPLVGGRGSAKTQAVAKPVEPPPEPVEEEAAEEDEEGPLEDEAPATTTTEAPKKNLARGGVRPFRSNEDLLAALKRRRAQSGALGHSSSATTASPSSESKSSRSSSNSYSSNGNGNGNGGRRRFSGNKAAAGSSADAVVAAPDQATSDAPKRTTGTTRRFSGRGKSVNTTPSSAESTAEVAEETPRTSKAFRGGRRL, encoded by the exons ATTACTGTTCACACTCGCTGCCTTGGCTGCCTTCGCGTCTGCAGCGCCTGCCGGAGACGACGCCAACGAATACGACTATGAAGACGACGCTGTAGAGGAGCCGGCGCCTGCCCCGTCTCCAGCGTCACCCGTTAGGGGATCTGGGGGAAGATTAGCACTTCTCAACTCGAGACAGGCTCGTGGACCCTCACCACTTGTCGGGGGAAGAGGATCGGCTAAGACCCAGGCTGTGGCCAAACCCGTGGAGCCTCCTCCAGAACCC GTAGAGGAGGAAGCTGCCGAAGAAGACGAAGAGGGTCCTCTGGAAGATGAAGCTCCTGCAACAACAACGACTGAGGCTCCTAAGAAGAACCTAGCTCGCGGAGGAGTTAGGCCTTTCAGAAGTAATGAGGATCTTCTAGCCGCCCTCAAGAGGCGACGAGCTCAG AGCGGTGCCCTGGGCCATTCCTCCTCAGCGACCACAGCATCACCCTCCAGCGAGAGCAAGTCTTCCCGCAGTTCCAGCAACAGCTATTCCTCCAATGGTAACGGCAATGGAAACGGCGGTAGGCGGCGGTTCTCTGGAAACAAGGCCGCGGCGGGATCTTCAGCAGATGCTGTGGTAGCCGCCCCTGATCAAGCAACGAGTGACGCTCCTAAGCGCACCACAGGCACCACTCGACGCTTTTCCGGCCGTGGAAAGTCCGTCAACACCACCCCCAGCTCAGCAGAGAGCACCGCAGAAGTAGCCGAGGAAACTCCCAGAACATCGAAAGCCTTCAGGGGTGGCAGAAGACTGTAG